The following are encoded in a window of Thunnus albacares chromosome 9, fThuAlb1.1, whole genome shotgun sequence genomic DNA:
- the boka gene encoding bcl-2-related ovarian killer protein homolog A — protein sequence MEMLRRSSVFAAEVFDRSPTDKELVSQAKALCRDYIHSRLNRAGIGWSKPEHGLAASGGTLGEISSVLLWLGDELEYLRPNVYRNVARQLNITVASESVVSDAFLAVAADIFSTGVTWGKVVSLYAVAGALAVDCVRHGHPAMVHTIVDCMGEFVRKSLTSWLKRRGGWVDVTKCVVNTDPSFRSHWLVSSACAFGHYLKAIVLYLLREK from the exons ATGGAGATGCTGCGCCGCTCCTCTGTGTTCGCGGCCGAAGTGTTTGACCGCTCGCCCACCGACAAGGAGCTAGTGTCCCAGGCCAAAGCTCTATGCAGGGACTATATCCACTCCAGGCTCAACCGTGCAGGGATAGGCTGGTCTAAGCCTGAGCACGGACTGGCTGCATCAGGTGGGACGCTGGGAGAGATTTCGTCGGTGCTCCTGTGGCTGG GTGATGAGTTGGAGTACCTTCGTCCCAACGTCTACCGCAATGTAGCACGACAGCTCAACATCACAGTGGCATCGGAGAGCGTGGTGTCAGACGCCTTCCTGGCTGTGGCTGCAGACATTTTCTCCACAG GTGTGACATGGGGAAAGGTGGTTTCTTTGTACGCAGTGGCAGGGGCCCTGGCAGTCGACTGTGTGCGCCACGGTCACCCAGCTATGGTTCATACCATCGTCGACTGCATGGGGGAGTTTGTCCGCAAGAGTCTGACCTCCTGGTTAAAAAGGAGAGGAGGCTGG GTGGATGTGACAAAATGTGTGGTGAACACTGATCCCAGCTTCCGCTCCCACTGGCTGGTGTCTTCCGCCTGTGCGTTCGGACACTACCTGAAGGCCATCGTGTTGTATCTCCTCAGggagaaatga
- the farp2 gene encoding FERM, ARHGEF and pleckstrin domain-containing protein 2 isoform X1: MGEIEGSYRVLQTPGTRLGAQFNAGVSTLEPGQSLSGNMASGSKSHGRGLQIRVQGLDDSQEFFDVDPKAFGQALLSEVFLRGNLIESDYFGLEFQNMQMNWVWLEPTKPIVRQVRRPANTLFRLSVKFFPPDPGQLQEEYTRYLFSLQMKRDLMEGRLICTENTGALLASHLVQSEIGDYDDVADRDFLRTNKLLPYQEKVQEGIMELHRRHLGQTPAESDFQILEIARKLEMYGVRFHPAADREGTKINLAVAHMGLQVFQGHTKINTFNWSKIRKLSFKRKRFLIKLHPEVHGPHQDTLEFMMASRDQCKIFWKICVEYHSFFRLFDQPQPKSKAVLFTRGSSFRYSGRTQKQLVDYVRENGAKRTPYQRRNSKIRMSARSLATDVPKQSLSFNDSLRAPGSPSSAIVSFHPAHISSFPPRKELQPQPQPLTTLSQSPASPQQQQQQLQSPLQATRPPSPPKEEPVKAAPPSHYAFQDSVVDSPQLSPFNSKGPLCLSPSFQMSTLSLPGQAVSPLQSPILSEVGTNARLEEEEEGRRKRYPTDKAYFIAKEILTTERTYLKDLEVITVWFRSAVIKENAMPDGLMTLLFSNIDPIYEFHRGFLKELDQRLALWEGRSNAHVKGDYQRIGDVMLRNMCALKEFTSYLQKHDEVLTELEKATKRLKKLETVYKEFELQKVCYLPLNTFLLKPIQRLMHYKLILERLCKHYSPSHRDHDDCKEALKEVADIATQLQSSLIRLENFQKLTELQRDLIGIENLTVPGREFIREGCLYKLTKKGLQQRMFFLFSDMLLYTSKGVTATNQFKVHGQLPLHGMIVEESENEWSVPHCFTIYSAQRTIVVAASSKVEMGKWIEDLNIAIDMAKKSQEKSSIFLDAGLSDHSNRSSDEVSLEQESEDDMNSSRTSLDKQTHHRANTTMHVCWHRNTSVSMSDHSLAVENQLSGYLLRKFKNSNGWQKLWVVFTNFCLFFYKTHQDDFPLASLPLLGYTVSTPEESDSIHKEYVFKLQFKSHVYFFRAESEYTFERWMEVIKSAASTTGRMSLLIPKGGPMEINGN; the protein is encoded by the exons CCAAAAGCTTTTGGACAGGCCCTTCTCTCTGAGGTTTTCCTGAGAGGCAACCTCATAGAGAGTGATTACTTTGGCCTCGAGTTTCAGAACATGCAGATGAACTGG GTTTGGTTGGAACCCACAAAACCCATTGTGAGACAAGTCAGAA GACCAGCAAATACGCTATTTAGACTGTCAGTGAAATTCTTTCCTCCAGACCCAGGTCAGCTGCAGGAAGAGTACACGAG gtaCTTATTCTCCCTGCAGATGAAAAGAGATCTAATGGAGGGTCGGTTGATCTGCACAGAAAATACTGGAGCCCTGCTCGCCTCTCACCTTGTCCAGT CTGAGATCGGTGACTATGATGATGTAGCAGACAGGGACTTCCTGAGGACGAACAAGCTGTTGCCTTACCAAGAGAAGGTGCAAGAGGGGATCATGGAGCTCCACCGCAGGCACCT GGGACAGACTCCAGCTGAATCAGATTTCCAAATCCTGGAGATTGCCCGTAAACTGGAGATGTACGGAGTCCGCTTCCACCCAGCAGCTGACCGAGAGGGCACCAAGATCAATCTGGCTGTCGCTCATATGGGCCTTCAGGTTTTTCAG ggtcacacaaaaataaatacctTCAATTGGTCCAAGATTCGCAAACTGAGCTTTAAGAGAAAACGGTTCCTGATCAAACTCCACCCAGAGGTCCAT GGTCCGCATCAGGACACTCTTGAGTTTATGATGGCCAGTCGAGACCAGTGTAAAATCTTTTGGAAGATATGTGTGGAGTACCACTCATTTTTCCGTCTCTTTGACCAACCCCAACCCAAATCCAAAGCTGTCCTTTTCACTAGAGGCTCTTCATTCAGATACAG TGGAAGGACCCAGAAGCAACTTGTGGATTATGTCAGGGAAAATGGAGCAAAGAGAACCCCATACCAGAG GAGGAACAGTAAAATACGAATGTCTGCTCGCTCCCTAGCCACAGATGTGCCAAAACAG aGCTTGTCATTCAATGACAGTCTCAGGGCCCCAGGCTCCCCTTCCTCTGCTATTGTGTCCTTCCACCCAGCACACATCTCCAGTTTTCCCCCACGAAAAGAACTCCAACCTCAACCCCAGCCTTTGACCACACTGAGCCAGTCTCCAGCATctcctcagcagcagcaacaacagcttCAGTCCCCTCTTCAAGCTACCAGACCCCCCAGCCCTCCGAAGGAAGAACCTGTCAAGGCCGCTCCCCCATCTCACTACGCTTTTCAAG ATTCAGTCGTGGACAGCCCCCAGCTCTCGCCCTTCAACTCCAAGGGTCCCCTCTGTCTGTCGCCCTCCTTCCAGATGTCGACCCTCAGCCTGCCAGGCCAGGCCGTGTCACCCCTGCAAAGCCCCATCCTGAGCGAGGTGGGCACCAATGCCAGgctagaggaggaggaggagggcaggagGAAG CGATATCCCACCGATAAGGCCTACTTCATTGCCAAAGAGATTCTGACCACAGAGCGAACGTACCTTAAAGACCTTGAGGTCATCACAGTG TGGTTTCGCAGTGCTGTGATCAAAGAAAACGCCATGCCCGACGGTCTGATGACCCTCCTCTTCTCCAACATCGACCCAATCTACGAGTTCCACCGAGGCTTCCTCAAGGAGTTGGACCAGAGGCTGGCTCTCTG GGAGGGTCGCTCTAATGCTCACGTCAAAGGGGACTACCAAAGGATTGGTGACGTGATGCTGAGGAACATGTGTGCTCTTAAG GAATTCACCAGCTACCTACAGAAGCACGACGAGGTGTTAACAGAACTGGAGAAAGCCACTAAGAGGCTGAAGAAGCTGGAGACAGTTTACAAAGAGTTTGAGCTGCAGAAGGTCTGCTACTTGCCCCTCAACACATTCCTGCTCAAGCCCATCCAGCGCCTCATGCACTATAAGCTCATCCTGGAGAGACTATGCAAGCATTATTCTCCTTCACACCGTGATCACGACGACTGCAAGG AGGCTCTGAAGGAGGTGGCAGATATTGCTACACAGCTCCAGAGCAGTCTTATCCGGCTGGAGAATTTCCAGAAGctaacagagctgcagagagaccTGATTGGAATAGAGAACTTAACAGTACCAGGCAGG GAGTTCATACGAGAGGGATGTCTGTACAAGCTCACCAAGAAGGGGCTGCAGCAAAGAATGTTTTTCCTG TTCTCAGACATGCTGCTCTACACAAGCAAAGGTGTTACAGCGACCAATCAGTTCAAAGTGCATGGACAGCTGCCCCTCCATGGCATGATA GTTGAGGAAAGTGAAAACGAGTGGTCAGTCCCACACTGCTTCACCATCTACTCTGCTCAGAGGACCATCGTAGTGGCCGCCAG CTCTAAAGTAGAGATGGGCAAGTGGATTGAGGATCTGAACATCGCTATCGACATGGCCAAGAAGTCACAGGAGAAATCCAGCATCTTCCTCGATGCTGGACTCAGCGATCACTCCAACC gATCGTCTGATGAGGTTTCTCTGGAACAGGAGTCGGAGGATGACATGAACTCCTCCCGCACTTCACTGGATAAGCAGACGCACCATCGTGCCAACACAACCATGCATGTGTGCTGGCACCGCAACACCAGCGTGTCTATGTCTGATCACAGCCTGGCTGTGGAG AACCAGCTCTCAGGCTACCTCCTGAGGAAGTTCAAGAACAGCAACGGTTGGCAGAAACTCTGGGTTGTTTTCACCAacttctgtttgttcttttacaAGACCCACCAG GATGACTTCCCGCTGGCTAGTCTCCCGCTGCTCGGCTACACAGTCAGCACCCCGGAGGAGTCGGACAGCATTCACAAGGAGTACGTCTTCAAACTGCAATTCAAGTCCCATGTTTACTTTTTCCGGGCAGAGAGCGAGTACACGTTTGAAAG ATGGATGGAGGTGATCAAGAGTGCAGCCAGCACTACAGGCCGGATGAGCCTGCTCATACCTAAAGGAGGTCCCATGGAGATAAACggaaactga
- the farp2 gene encoding FERM, ARHGEF and pleckstrin domain-containing protein 2 isoform X2 → MGEIEGSYRVLQTPGTRLGAQFNAGVSTLEPGQSLSGNMASGSKSHGRGLQIRVQGLDDSQEFFDVDPKAFGQALLSEVFLRGNLIESDYFGLEFQNMQMNWVWLEPTKPIVRQVRRPANTLFRLSVKFFPPDPGQLQEEYTRYLFSLQMKRDLMEGRLICTENTGALLASHLVQSEIGDYDDVADRDFLRTNKLLPYQEKVQEGIMELHRRHLGQTPAESDFQILEIARKLEMYGVRFHPAADREGTKINLAVAHMGLQVFQGHTKINTFNWSKIRKLSFKRKRFLIKLHPEVHGPHQDTLEFMMASRDQCKIFWKICVEYHSFFRLFDQPQPKSKAVLFTRGSSFRYSGRTQKQLVDYVRENGAKRTPYQRRNSKIRMSARSLATDVPKQSLSFNDSLRAPGSPSSAIVSFHPAHISSFPPRKELQPQPQPLTTLSQSPASPQQQQQQLQSPLQATRPPSPPKEEPVKAAPPSHYAFQDSVVDSPQLSPFNSKGPLCLSPSFQMSTLSLPGQAVSPLQSPILSERYPTDKAYFIAKEILTTERTYLKDLEVITVWFRSAVIKENAMPDGLMTLLFSNIDPIYEFHRGFLKELDQRLALWEGRSNAHVKGDYQRIGDVMLRNMCALKEFTSYLQKHDEVLTELEKATKRLKKLETVYKEFELQKVCYLPLNTFLLKPIQRLMHYKLILERLCKHYSPSHRDHDDCKEALKEVADIATQLQSSLIRLENFQKLTELQRDLIGIENLTVPGREFIREGCLYKLTKKGLQQRMFFLFSDMLLYTSKGVTATNQFKVHGQLPLHGMIVEESENEWSVPHCFTIYSAQRTIVVAASSKVEMGKWIEDLNIAIDMAKKSQEKSSIFLDAGLSDHSNRSSDEVSLEQESEDDMNSSRTSLDKQTHHRANTTMHVCWHRNTSVSMSDHSLAVENQLSGYLLRKFKNSNGWQKLWVVFTNFCLFFYKTHQDDFPLASLPLLGYTVSTPEESDSIHKEYVFKLQFKSHVYFFRAESEYTFERWMEVIKSAASTTGRMSLLIPKGGPMEINGN, encoded by the exons CCAAAAGCTTTTGGACAGGCCCTTCTCTCTGAGGTTTTCCTGAGAGGCAACCTCATAGAGAGTGATTACTTTGGCCTCGAGTTTCAGAACATGCAGATGAACTGG GTTTGGTTGGAACCCACAAAACCCATTGTGAGACAAGTCAGAA GACCAGCAAATACGCTATTTAGACTGTCAGTGAAATTCTTTCCTCCAGACCCAGGTCAGCTGCAGGAAGAGTACACGAG gtaCTTATTCTCCCTGCAGATGAAAAGAGATCTAATGGAGGGTCGGTTGATCTGCACAGAAAATACTGGAGCCCTGCTCGCCTCTCACCTTGTCCAGT CTGAGATCGGTGACTATGATGATGTAGCAGACAGGGACTTCCTGAGGACGAACAAGCTGTTGCCTTACCAAGAGAAGGTGCAAGAGGGGATCATGGAGCTCCACCGCAGGCACCT GGGACAGACTCCAGCTGAATCAGATTTCCAAATCCTGGAGATTGCCCGTAAACTGGAGATGTACGGAGTCCGCTTCCACCCAGCAGCTGACCGAGAGGGCACCAAGATCAATCTGGCTGTCGCTCATATGGGCCTTCAGGTTTTTCAG ggtcacacaaaaataaatacctTCAATTGGTCCAAGATTCGCAAACTGAGCTTTAAGAGAAAACGGTTCCTGATCAAACTCCACCCAGAGGTCCAT GGTCCGCATCAGGACACTCTTGAGTTTATGATGGCCAGTCGAGACCAGTGTAAAATCTTTTGGAAGATATGTGTGGAGTACCACTCATTTTTCCGTCTCTTTGACCAACCCCAACCCAAATCCAAAGCTGTCCTTTTCACTAGAGGCTCTTCATTCAGATACAG TGGAAGGACCCAGAAGCAACTTGTGGATTATGTCAGGGAAAATGGAGCAAAGAGAACCCCATACCAGAG GAGGAACAGTAAAATACGAATGTCTGCTCGCTCCCTAGCCACAGATGTGCCAAAACAG aGCTTGTCATTCAATGACAGTCTCAGGGCCCCAGGCTCCCCTTCCTCTGCTATTGTGTCCTTCCACCCAGCACACATCTCCAGTTTTCCCCCACGAAAAGAACTCCAACCTCAACCCCAGCCTTTGACCACACTGAGCCAGTCTCCAGCATctcctcagcagcagcaacaacagcttCAGTCCCCTCTTCAAGCTACCAGACCCCCCAGCCCTCCGAAGGAAGAACCTGTCAAGGCCGCTCCCCCATCTCACTACGCTTTTCAAG ATTCAGTCGTGGACAGCCCCCAGCTCTCGCCCTTCAACTCCAAGGGTCCCCTCTGTCTGTCGCCCTCCTTCCAGATGTCGACCCTCAGCCTGCCAGGCCAGGCCGTGTCACCCCTGCAAAGCCCCATCCTGAGCGAG CGATATCCCACCGATAAGGCCTACTTCATTGCCAAAGAGATTCTGACCACAGAGCGAACGTACCTTAAAGACCTTGAGGTCATCACAGTG TGGTTTCGCAGTGCTGTGATCAAAGAAAACGCCATGCCCGACGGTCTGATGACCCTCCTCTTCTCCAACATCGACCCAATCTACGAGTTCCACCGAGGCTTCCTCAAGGAGTTGGACCAGAGGCTGGCTCTCTG GGAGGGTCGCTCTAATGCTCACGTCAAAGGGGACTACCAAAGGATTGGTGACGTGATGCTGAGGAACATGTGTGCTCTTAAG GAATTCACCAGCTACCTACAGAAGCACGACGAGGTGTTAACAGAACTGGAGAAAGCCACTAAGAGGCTGAAGAAGCTGGAGACAGTTTACAAAGAGTTTGAGCTGCAGAAGGTCTGCTACTTGCCCCTCAACACATTCCTGCTCAAGCCCATCCAGCGCCTCATGCACTATAAGCTCATCCTGGAGAGACTATGCAAGCATTATTCTCCTTCACACCGTGATCACGACGACTGCAAGG AGGCTCTGAAGGAGGTGGCAGATATTGCTACACAGCTCCAGAGCAGTCTTATCCGGCTGGAGAATTTCCAGAAGctaacagagctgcagagagaccTGATTGGAATAGAGAACTTAACAGTACCAGGCAGG GAGTTCATACGAGAGGGATGTCTGTACAAGCTCACCAAGAAGGGGCTGCAGCAAAGAATGTTTTTCCTG TTCTCAGACATGCTGCTCTACACAAGCAAAGGTGTTACAGCGACCAATCAGTTCAAAGTGCATGGACAGCTGCCCCTCCATGGCATGATA GTTGAGGAAAGTGAAAACGAGTGGTCAGTCCCACACTGCTTCACCATCTACTCTGCTCAGAGGACCATCGTAGTGGCCGCCAG CTCTAAAGTAGAGATGGGCAAGTGGATTGAGGATCTGAACATCGCTATCGACATGGCCAAGAAGTCACAGGAGAAATCCAGCATCTTCCTCGATGCTGGACTCAGCGATCACTCCAACC gATCGTCTGATGAGGTTTCTCTGGAACAGGAGTCGGAGGATGACATGAACTCCTCCCGCACTTCACTGGATAAGCAGACGCACCATCGTGCCAACACAACCATGCATGTGTGCTGGCACCGCAACACCAGCGTGTCTATGTCTGATCACAGCCTGGCTGTGGAG AACCAGCTCTCAGGCTACCTCCTGAGGAAGTTCAAGAACAGCAACGGTTGGCAGAAACTCTGGGTTGTTTTCACCAacttctgtttgttcttttacaAGACCCACCAG GATGACTTCCCGCTGGCTAGTCTCCCGCTGCTCGGCTACACAGTCAGCACCCCGGAGGAGTCGGACAGCATTCACAAGGAGTACGTCTTCAAACTGCAATTCAAGTCCCATGTTTACTTTTTCCGGGCAGAGAGCGAGTACACGTTTGAAAG ATGGATGGAGGTGATCAAGAGTGCAGCCAGCACTACAGGCCGGATGAGCCTGCTCATACCTAAAGGAGGTCCCATGGAGATAAACggaaactga